The window TTTACATATTGGTAATCCTGGAATTAAAATCCAGAAGGATTGTAAAGTTTGATTTAACAGAATATCCTACCCGGGAATTTGTTCGACAGAGAATTATTGACTTTTCATATGATTATCCAGATAAAAAGTATCTTATCCACGACAATGCAGCTCAATTTACAACTATCGATTTCAGCCAATATGGAATAACTGGAATTAATACTTCACCATATGCGCCAAACATGAATGCTCATGTCGAAAGAGTTATTGGTACGATTAGGAGAGAAGCTCTGGATCATTTTCTTCTATTTACCGAAAAACAGGTTCAAAAAATAGTTAAAGAATTTGTACATTATTATAATAACTTCCGGCCACATCAAGGGATCAATAGAATTCCGAATGAGAATATTTCTGAAAGAAGTGGCTCAATACGAAAAAAATCAATATTGTCCGGGACACATCATCATTACTTCAGAAGTTCAGCCTGATTTAAAGCCCGGATGTATTAAAATACACCACGCGACTCTACAGCTTTAAATTCAATTTGCCTGGAAGAGGACTCGAACCTCCACGCCCTTGCGAGCACTAGTCCCTGAAACTAGCGTGTCTACCAATTTCACCATCCAGGCAATTGGTACTCTCGGATACTACATAAAAGAAAATGATCTGTCAATGTAGCTTCTCTGCAAGCTTGTCAGTAATACTTCATCTGTGCAGTGCTTTCTACTACCTCAGAATCCAATGTTACATATGCATTTTTATATTTGGGAGGCCTTCCGGCCGGTTGTTTTTTTCCAGAGAAGGCAAATCCTTCTTTAGGCATAATAGCACCTGTTTTCATTTTATTATCCCCATCTTCATCATGAAGGATGGCAAAGCTGTATTCTCCGGGAGTCAGATCTTTGACTGTGAACTGAATCTCATCGGATGAGACAGGAATTGACTCTTTATAGATAATCTTACTACGGTCCATATATCCTTCTTCT of the Oceanispirochaeta sp. M1 genome contains:
- a CDS encoding DUF2141 domain-containing protein, with product MKKIQIFLIFCIVAGTLSANDWIITIKGIEYEKKGNLLLAVYFGEEGYMDRSKIIYKESIPVSSDEIQFTVKDLTPGEYSFAILHDEDGDNKMKTGAIMPKEGFAFSGKKQPAGRPPKYKNAYVTLDSEVVESTAQMKYY